In one Candidatus Fusobacterium pullicola genomic region, the following are encoded:
- a CDS encoding Cof-type HAD-IIB family hydrolase, whose product MVKLIITDMDGTLLNSKNEINNEFWEIQEKLAKDGVIFSVASGRPYYNLVEKFKTLMDSMLFICENGAYVVFQGKEIYSNVIKREDIFFLLNICKNIEGIVPILCGKDSAYVERKSYFDEKYDFKPEINKYYNKLQIVENFDEVEDEFLKIAICDSLIAEKNSYNYFKNYEDRFQVVLSGKVWMDLGKIDTSKGMAIKMTQKNLGISYDETMAFGDYLNDYSMMKEAKYSYAMKNAHPQLKEVANFITENDNDNNGVVETIKQYFPNLK is encoded by the coding sequence ATGGTTAAATTAATTATTACTGATATGGATGGTACATTACTAAATAGTAAAAATGAAATCAACAATGAATTTTGGGAGATACAAGAAAAGCTAGCAAAAGATGGTGTTATTTTTTCTGTAGCAAGTGGAAGACCTTACTATAATTTAGTTGAAAAGTTTAAAACATTAATGGATAGCATGCTTTTTATCTGTGAAAATGGAGCATATGTTGTTTTTCAAGGTAAAGAGATCTATTCAAATGTTATAAAAAGAGAGGATATATTCTTTCTATTGAATATATGTAAAAATATTGAGGGGATTGTACCTATACTTTGTGGAAAAGATTCTGCTTACGTTGAAAGAAAAAGCTATTTTGATGAAAAATATGATTTTAAACCTGAGATAAATAAGTACTATAATAAACTACAAATCGTTGAAAACTTTGATGAAGTTGAGGATGAATTCCTAAAAATAGCAATCTGTGACTCTCTAATTGCAGAAAAAAACAGTTATAATTATTTTAAAAATTATGAAGATAGATTCCAAGTTGTACTTTCAGGGAAAGTTTGGATGGATTTAGGAAAAATTGATACAAGTAAAGGAATGGCTATAAAAATGACTCAAAAGAACTTAGGAATATCATATGATGAAACTATGGCCTTTGGTGATTATTTAAATGACTACTCTATGATGAAGGAGGCAAAATATAGCTATGCTATGAAAAATGCTCACCCTCAACTTAAAGAGGTTGCAAATTTTATCACTGAAAATGATAATGATAATAATGGTGTTGTTGAAACTATTAAACAATATTTTCCAAATTTAAAATAA